The sequence below is a genomic window from Sander vitreus isolate 19-12246 unplaced genomic scaffold, sanVit1 ctg379_0, whole genome shotgun sequence.
accatatttttgttgtactgaacattgctgcagctcctcttttcaccctgtgtgttgagctctctgttttagctacagagtgagacatcacacttctgtaacacaatagacctttttcccagcagacatgttgacatgtcatagtaggaacagcacaggtgtattctAACCATTACTGATGGCTGCGTTCCCCTTAGGAGAGGAcctggtgttgttcatgctgactcactgaaatatctcactgggacacttgatggaactgagccatcgttaaggtgatCAGTCTCAGCtgggcttttcctactatggcaagtcaacatgtctgctgtgaaaaaggtccataaaggaaagggaaaaagccaaaaagcataatatgagcactttaatatgtaaatagttatttctttctaaattatcCGTTAGTTATtgtgtcattgttttcaataaatagttcataaacctttatttgactagtttattactgaacccagccatcacaCATCCTGTGCCACCCTCCTCCACAAGTcaattctcaacctgtgggaaacactgggaGCCCTCGccctttttcattttaaagacaCCAAAACCTGATGTTTTAGATGGATTGACATGTTCTTCTATCAGTGTGACTGTGCTCAGAATATCATGGCTTGTGATGGCTCAACATCTGGCCACACACTACCAAACAACTAAATCATTGTTTCCATCATTACCAGCCATTCTGAACAGCGTTAATATGTTTTAAGGTCATTGTGCATTATGTTCTTAGTGAATCATTACTCTTCATGTAAATTTCTTAACCAACATGGAACATGGATACAAAATACTTGACCCTATACTGACATACGCAGCGTTGATTAAATTGCTCTAACACATGCTTTGGTAGCAACACATATTAAAACAAGTAACATAAAACGAGTCATAGCTCATTGTCCACTTTAAATAGTTCAATGTAAACTCCATAGCTTGCTGCTATAGCATAATACTGGAATTCCTTGATGAATGACTTGTTGCCGACAGGACTGTTTACATCCAAAGTCCTTAGGTCAAAATCAATCCCACTGTCCCCTGTGTGGAAGCCAAACACTGGCTGACCTGAATACACAGTTCAACTGGAAGGATCAAACTCAGCCAATCAGTGTTAAAACAGCAGCCAAATGACTGGTCACAATGGACCAGCAGATTGTATGCAGCTTACATTTTATAGTTCCCCCTCTTAGCACAtcatctcttcttcttcttctgttgccGCAGCATCTTTCTCCTCTTCATGACCATGGCGTGAAGCTTCTCCAGGCCTTCCTGCAGTCCCTCACCGATGATAGCACAAGCAGGCTGAAGGTGCCAGGGTGTGGCGGTGCTGAGCTCGCCAAGAGCCAACATGCTCTCCATTTCAGCCAGGCTAAGTGAGTTCCTCAGGTCCTGTTTGTTAGCCACCACCAGAACTGGCACTCCCTGGTTCTCTGCCAGCCGTGTGATCTTGTGCAGCTCTGTCTTGGCCTCCTCAATGCGCTCAGCGTCCACTGAGTCCACCACAAACACGATGCCATCAGCACAGCGTGTGTACGAGCGCCACAGAGGACGAAGCTTCTCCTGACCACCTACGTCCCAGAAGTGGAAGGAAGCTGTCCGTTGGCTACATCCGAGTGACACCTTAATCTTCTCTGTGTTAAACCCCTTAGTAGGGACAGTGTTCACAAACTCATTGAAACGCAGGCGGTACAGTACAGTGGTCTTGCCTGCACAGTCCAGTCCCAGAATGACAATGTGGAGAGCCTGGAAGGATGGCAGGCAGGGAAAAATGGGGTGATGATCTGATAATCCGTTTCCCATCTTGGCAGCAGTCTTCACCAAATATTCACCAGGCTGCTTATATTCCACAGGCAGTAGGAgcctagggggggggggggtcaacaCAGCATGCATAATAAGTCaaagcacacaaacacccagCACCGCTTTATGAAAGGCCAAACACCAAACAAGTGAATATATCCCCCTCTCCCATTGCAGAACACATCCTCACATACTGGCAGTGAAAGATGAATGAGAACTAAAACAGCAGGGTGGATAGCAGTCCATTTGCAAATGTAGTACCACAGCAGCCAACAGGGATTTCCTATGCTAATTTCTATTCAGTGTGTGAATCAGTAAACAACAGAATAAAGGCTTTCAAATTCTCCAGATATCCCAGATTCAACCGATCAGTTCATTCAGTGAAAGGTAGAGATCAGAGGAGGGCTATTTTAACAATATGGACATATAGTCTTAAAAAAGGTGTTGCTCGGCAACATATACTGAATTTTCTCTAATGCTGAAAGGACAGGGCGAATTTCAATTTAAAGAATCTGTCTTTTAATAAAGCCTAGCTCATCAGCAAACAGAAATAAACCGAAAAACAGAATTCAACACCTCTAACAACTCACAAATATGTTCTGATCAATTCGGCCTTCATGTGATCCGCATTCAATTGCAATAAAATCGTGACTTTCATAATTGTtttacagctaacgttaccgctACCGCTCCCGCCCTTCCCACTGCATATTAGTGACTGAGGATACCGGTACCTGGTGAATTGTCACAAGAAGTGGACATTTGATTAAAATGCAGTGCTGTTTGGTGTAAAAGATTTGACCCGAATTGAAAAGCGGTCACTTAGGATTCAAAAAATATCTCTACTCATATGAAGTAAGACAGGTAAAGCAAGCTTATAGCGGAATAGTCAAAGCCGCGACAATTTGCGAGATTTTTAAAAGGAGCCTGGCGTATAGTTCTCTCTGTTCTGCGACCATACCAGGCTCGACTTGAGGCTATGATGCCAACAAGTGCTGGAAAATCCTAAAAGTTAAACTGGCCTGATCGTGC
It includes:
- the LOC144513913 gene encoding ADP-ribosylation factor-like protein 4A translates to MGNGLSDHHPIFPCLPSFQALHIVILGLDCAGKTTVLYRLRFNEFVNTVPTKGFNTEKIKVSLGCSQRTASFHFWDVGGQEKLRPLWRSYTRCADGIVFVVDSVDAERIEEAKTELHKITRLAENQGVPVLVVANKQDLRNSLSLAEMESMLALGELSTATPWHLQPACAIIGEGLQEGLEKLHAMVMKRRKMLRQQKKKKR